Part of the Quercus lobata isolate SW786 chromosome 6, ValleyOak3.0 Primary Assembly, whole genome shotgun sequence genome, ACAGTGGCAGTTGTTACTCATTGGCTGTCTGTTCTTTTTACAAAATGCAAAGACTAGTGGAATCATATCATACGTCGATTATAGTAAGAGTACAAAACCATTGCTTGATAATTGGGTTTGGAATGTTCAATTATTCTTTGTTGGTTGGGTCCGTATGTTTTTTTTGAAGGACAATATCATCCCTTTCAAGTGGTTTGTACACACCTTACTTCTATTTGAATAGCGAAGGACATTTCGGACTTCCACGTTCCTCTAATTATTGACTCCAATAATATAAACGAACTTTTCTCAAAGAAAGTATGAACACAGGAAATTTTAGCAGCACTTTGGTATATGTGGACCAGATtgtaaatgaaaatgaaatccAACCTTTATTTAAGTAGATGACTAAAACTAGAGAGAACAccaaaacaactaaaaatatatacttaATAACTATTAAGACCACAAGTACACTAATAACTAAAGTTTTTACATAATAATAGTAGTAACTAAAGTTTTTACTCATAACGTGACATTTTCCCAAAAATCACTGATCAGATTCAGAACCCCCACCAATTAATTCCTTTAACTACTTTTTGACTTAATataaacagagagagagagaggtctcATAGTTCTCGTTTTAGGTCATGAGTAGGTAAAATTTATAGTTAAAATTCATTTGGATTAATGATAGGGGTTTATTGGGTCGACGTAACAGTACTAGTAGTAGTAGTATTGCATGGCCATGCAGAAGTCAGAGGTTGGAGTTGCCGGAACACCAAAAATTGTCGAATCTCAGACAGTTTCTGTCGGAGCATGTCATATTCGGACCTCAGCTGATTGTTCTCTGTTTGTACGCTACGACAGTGGTACAAAAAGAAACGCAACCGGTTCGAAAGTTCTCGGTTTTCCACCCTAAACCGGTTCGCCTGGTTCCTTAGGTTTTCTAAATGCTTCTGTTTACGCATACGTGACCGCCGAGCCGATTCCCGGTTCGATATCATCCGCCTCCGTTTCCGCTCGTCCACCACAGTCACGGATTCCGCCCCCCGCTTATGATTCGGACCGTCCGAGTCGCCTTGGTTTCGGTTCGGCTCGTCCGATCCCGAACCAGAACACGAAATAACCGGGTTCAGAGAAGGAAAAACGTCCGGTTCCGATTTTGTGGACTGCAAAGCATCGGAATCGGAATTTGAAATGACGGGTTCTGGGGATTGGATGGTTTGGAGGAATTCCGGACAGTCCCACGGCGTAAAGCCGGTTTCGAAAGCCGAAAATGGGTTTCCGAACAGAGAATCGGGTTGGATCGGAAAAGCAGACAGCATGGCTGGAAATCAAAGTAAAGAATATTaagaaactctaaaaaaaagcTTAATATTTTCTCTAATAGTAATAGGAGGAAGGAAAGAAGGAGAAAGGGAAGAAATGAAGCTACGGGGCTTcatatttatatcaaaaatgAGATTGTTGGCAGTGAGGTAAATTTTGGGAATCTGTTAGGGGTGTTTTGGTCATATGCTTGTCTGCATGAGACTGCGAGTAGAACTGTATGTGTACAGGAAACAGCTTTTGAGTCAGGTGGCACTATGGTGTGGGGGCTAAAATGTGACACTCTTCgctttcttttaattaaaggGGCATTGGCATTTGTGGTGTGACCTAAGCCCCGTGGGTCCCTCGAAAAGATTGGGTTTTTATGCTTAGTCACGAAGATACAAAATGGTTGGGGTCCACTTCGGAAACTTGTTGGTTTGTGATTGGAAGCACGTACGAGGGAC contains:
- the LOC115949618 gene encoding basic leucine zipper 4-like; this translates as MLSAFPIQPDSLFGNPFSAFETGFTPWDCPEFLQTIQSPEPVISNSDSDALQSTKSEPDVFPSLNPVISCSGSGSDEPNRNQGDSDGPNHKRGAESVTVVDERKRRRMISNRESARRSRMRKQKHLENLRNQANRFRVENRELSNRLRFFLYHCRSVQTENNQLRSEYDMLRQKLSEIRQFLVFRQLQPLTSAWPCNTTTTSTVTSTQ